A genomic stretch from Setaria italica strain Yugu1 chromosome VII, Setaria_italica_v2.0, whole genome shotgun sequence includes:
- the LOC101786651 gene encoding ankyrin repeat and SAM domain-containing protein 6 — MYSDQISTSRKRSIHERLDGDLPAGAGAGGRARHTASKRQRQIDEKWKHDLYREDDEPASKSIDPRDLRLKLQRRSSQLGFTSTKSSGVRDLREKLSGTMHPQPSNADPPKPKPVSEVVKISRREAADEMPARQSKKASKQTSSKKTSQPKAESPLDIFLSSLGLEKYSITFQAEEVDMAALRHMTDSDLKALGIPMGPRKKIILALESRA; from the exons atgtatTCGGACCAGATCTCCACCAGCCGCAAGCGCTCTATCCACGAGCGCCTCGACGGCGACCTCCCCGCCGGCGCGGGAGCAGGCGGCCGTGCCCGTCACACGGCGTCCAAGAG GCAACGGCAGATAGATGAAAAATGGAAGCATGATCTGTACCGGGAAGATGATGAACCAGCTTcaa AATCAATTGATCCAAGGGATTTACGATTGAAGCTTCAGAGGAGAAGTTCTCAACTAGGCTTTACCAGCACAAAGAGTTCTGGTGTGCGTGATCTACGTGAGAAGCTATCTGGAACAATGCACCCACAGCCATCGAATGCTGACCCTCCAAAGCCAAAGCCAGTATCAGAAGTTGTCAAAATCTCAAGGCGTGAAGCTGCTGATGAAATGCCAGCACGCCAAAGTAAGAAAGCATCAAAACAGACTTCATCGAAGAAGACATCTCAGCCAAAG GCTGAAAGTCCACTAGACATTTTCCTGAGTTCACTTGGACTTGAGAAGTATTCAATTACCTTCCAGGCAGAGGAG GTTGACATGGCAGCCCTAAGGCATATGACTGACAGTGATCTGAAGGCTTTGGGCATTCCAATG GGTCCTCGGAAGAAGATTATCCTTGCCTTGGAATCCAGAGCATAG